A window from Peromyscus eremicus chromosome 1, PerEre_H2_v1, whole genome shotgun sequence encodes these proteins:
- the LOC131923042 gene encoding zinc finger protein 175-like: MNLSQEPQRLSLQEQDGSCERLGVVSFEDVTVDFSQEEWRRLDPAQRRLYQDVMLEIYSHLLAVGYPIPSSGAILRIKQRKEAWMGEVKFPHQQCGCQEVESEFYTPPQKVSENAAFQISKAGEIIRHGLWCSVLEELWQDPDPTKRDQQNHIPPWNPGAFLNKKTQRTDRDCEYREPGKTIPLVSNLISTQKGAPNLRAKGLKHNLEANDEDQNNITKQLNDVVTSDQLFTQDSSNADCTIPHEGQNSCKGSQCRKVLIHKQTLTQQVVHSKEKPDACTECGKVFYDMSAFSKHQATHTGERPFVCHKCGKTFLQKSELTFHEETHIEKPYECPDCGKSFSRTSNLQVHHRIHTGEKPYECRDCGKSFNNTSQLKVHYRIHTGERPYVCPVCGKAFKQKSILSTHETIHTGEKPYKCTVCGKLFSCTSRLKVHYQIHMKEKPYECGDCGKAFKRKSSLTVHQKIHIRQIHHVCSECGKAFNQKSELSMHQRIHLGKNSHKCSDCGKSFTYASQLKMHHRVHTGEKPYKCRDCGKSFTYSFTLNVHRRIHRVEKPHKCSVCGKALASKYQLEEHERIHTGEKPYVCTECGKGFHGRSGFLRHQITHTRDKPFVCHKCGKAFFQRSQLTSHQQTHTGEKPYKCRYCGKSFSHTSQLTVHHRIHTGERPYKCNYCGKSFSNSSQLKEHLRIHTGETPYACSECGKAFSRRSSLNLHTKIHTGEKHHVCSECGKAFSQKSVLRTHQRIHTGEKPYKCSDCGKALTSKGQLRDHQRIHTGEKPYVCTECGKGFFGRSSLHRHQITHTKERPFICQKCGKTFIQKSALTSHQQIHTGEKPYVCPECGKGFYNKSSLPRHQMTHTRGRSFVCQKCGKAFLQKSVLKCHQRTHTCKKP, encoded by the exons ATGAATTTGTCCCAGGAACCCCAGAGACTGAGCCTACAGGAGCAGGATGGGTCATGCGAG AGATTAGGGGTGGTGTCCTTTGAGGATGTGACTGTGGACTTCAGCCAGGAGGAGTGGCGGCGCCTGGACCCTGCCCAGAGACGCCTGTACCAGGACGTGATGCTGGAGATCTACAGCCACCTCTTGGCAGTGG GGTACCCCATTCCCAGCTCTGGGGCCATCCTCAGGATAAAGCAAAGAAAGGAGGCATGGATGGGAGAGGTTAAGTTCCCACATCAGCAGTGTGGGTGTCAAG aaGTGGAATCAGAGTTTTACACCCCTCCACAGAAAGTTTCTGAGAATGCAGCATTTCAAATTAGTAAGGCAGGTGAAATCATAAGACATGGTTTGTGGTGCTCTGTTTTAGAAGAACTGTGGCAAGATCCTGACCCCACAAAAAGAGATCAGCAAAACCATATCCCACCCTGGAATCCTGGTGCTTTCCTcaacaagaaaacacagagaacagacaGAGACTGTGAATATAGAGAGCCTGGGAAAACCATCCCTTTAGTGTCCAACCTTATTTCTACACAAAAGGGAGCTCCAAACTTACGTGCAAAAGGTTTGAAGCATAACCTTGAAGCAAATGATGAAGATCAAAACAACATCACAAAACAGCTCAATGATGTCGTTACGTCTGACCAGCTCTTCACACAAGACTCTTCTAATGCTGACTGTACAATTCCTCATGAAGGACAGAATTCATGCAAAGGTAGCCAGTGCAGAAAAGTTCTCATCCATAAACAAACACTTACACAGCAAGTAGTTCATTCTAAGGAGAAACCAGATGCATGCACTGAGTGTGGAAAGGTCTTCTATGACATGTCTGCTTTCAGTaaacatcaggcaactcacactGGAGAAAGACCTTTTGTCTGTCACAAGTGTGGGAAAACATTCCTCCAGAAGTCAGAGTTGACCTTCCATGAAGAAACTCacatagagaaaccttatgaGTGTCCCGACTGTGGGAAATCATTTAGTCGTACATCCAACCTGCAGGTCCATCATcgaattcacactggagagaaaccttatgaatgccGTGACTGTGGGAAATCCTTCAATAATACATCCCAACTGAAAGTACATTATCGAATACATACAGGGGAGAGACCATATGTGTGTCCTgtatgtgggaaagccttcaagCAGAAGTCGATCCTCAGTACTCATGAGACAATTCACACCGGGGAGAAGCCTTACAAATGTACTGTTTGTGGGAAATTATTTAGTTGTACATCCCGACTGAAAGTGCATTATCAGATTCATATGAaggagaaaccttatgaatgtggtgactgtgggaaagccttcaagCGAAAGTCAAGTCTCACTGTTCACCAGAAGATACATATTAGACAAATTCACCATGTATGCAGTGAGTGTGGGAAAGCTTTCAACCAGAAGTCAGAGCTCAGCATGCACCAGAGGATTCATCTGGGGAAGAATTCTCACAAATGCAGTGACTGTGGGAAGTCATTTACTTATGCATCCCAGTTGAAGATGCATCATCGAGTCCACACAGGGGAGAAGCCTTACAAGTGCCGGGACTGTGGGAAatcatttacttattcattcacaCTGAATGTGCACCGTCGAATTCACAGAGTGGAGAAACCTCACAAATGTAGTGTCTGTGGGAAAGCCTTGGCTTCTAAGTACCAACTCGAAGAACATGAGcgaattcacacaggagagaaaccttatgtgTGCACCGAATGTGGAAAAGGTTTTCATGGTAGGTCAGGTTTCCTGAGACATCAGATAACTCACACTAGGGATAAACCTTTTGTCTGTCACAAATGTGGAAAGGCCTTCTTTCAGAGGTCACAGCTGACATCTCATCAGCAAACTCATACGGGAGAGAAGCCTTATAAATGTCGTTACTGTGGGAAGTCATTCAGTCATACATCCCAACTGACAGTACATCATcgaattcacacaggagagagaccTTACAAATGCAACTACTGTGGGAAGTCATTCAGTAATTCCTCCCAACTGAAAGAGCATCTCCGAATTCATACTGGGGAGACACCTTATGCATGTTCTGAATGCGGGAAGGCCTTCAGCCGAAGATCGTCCCTTAATCTCCACAcaaaaattcatactggagaaaaacacCATGTGTGTAgtgagtgtgggaaagcctttagtCAGAAGTCAGTACTTCGAacacatcagagaattcatactgggGAGAAGCCTTACAAATGCAGTGACTGTGGGAAAGCCTTGACTTCTAAGGGCCAACTCCGCGATCACCAGAGAATTCACACGGGTGAGAAGCCCTATGTCTGCACGGAATGTGGAAAGGGCTTCTTTGGCAGGTCATCTTTGCATAGACATCAGATAACTCACACTAAGGAGAGACCTTTTATCTGTCAAAAATGTGGGAAAACCTTCATCCAGAAGTCAGCATTGACATCACATCAGCAAATTCATACAGGCGAGAAACCCTATGTGTGCCCTGAATGTGGGAAGGGCTTCTACAATAAGTCGTCTTTGCCTAGACATCAGATGACTCACACTAGAGGGAGATCTTTTGTCTGTCAAAAATGTGGGAAGGCATTCCTCCAGAAGTCCGTGTTGAAATGCCATCAGCGGACTCACACTTGCAAGAAGCCATAG